A region from the Helcococcus ovis genome encodes:
- a CDS encoding coiled-coil domain-containing protein has product MSGRNKYIRLAAYVLSAILLFGNTAIKYASELNQKLERAKSSLNSIDSDMNSRDDKINIYRNDISINKNKKNLINQDLNKLKIEKESLESQVNNINSNIRKILNKIYENEIQLMEIKQQKAENEKELNKVRFKIEKNTQLLKKRLEIMYKMGDAQKVEVLLSSENFNDFLSRNKMMAAITKNDKELIESLKGAKLKLDKLTTELNGQKKVLEITKKNLEKEKTELHKQKTEKGKLLDKIKKQEGQHLEKISQLDYFINDYESKINERISEKKTLQNKKASLELEISNIEKQITLETEAAKLAELRDKKEELENIETKSDSNKVVKNEVKSSFISSSPLEYTINEFKWRGVIYWGGHKFTYYSESVLPGYGLSIPGRHISKLGYVTDKDGYIVLASNPSIAIGTVIDTPFGAKGKVYDRCESCTLDLFDVYIK; this is encoded by the coding sequence ATGTCAGGTAGAAATAAATATATAAGATTAGCAGCGTATGTATTATCTGCGATTTTATTATTTGGTAATACAGCTATTAAATACGCATCTGAATTAAATCAAAAACTTGAAAGAGCAAAAAGTTCATTAAATAGTATTGATTCAGATATGAATAGTAGAGATGATAAAATAAATATCTATAGAAATGATATAAGCATTAATAAAAATAAAAAAAATTTGATTAACCAAGATTTAAATAAATTAAAAATTGAAAAAGAATCTTTGGAAAGTCAAGTTAATAATATAAATAGTAATATACGTAAAATATTGAATAAAATTTACGAAAATGAAATTCAGCTTATGGAAATAAAGCAACAAAAAGCTGAAAATGAAAAAGAGTTAAATAAAGTTAGATTTAAAATTGAGAAAAATACACAATTACTAAAAAAGAGATTAGAAATTATGTATAAAATGGGTGATGCTCAAAAAGTTGAAGTTTTACTTTCATCTGAAAATTTTAATGATTTTTTGTCAAGAAATAAGATGATGGCTGCTATTACTAAAAATGATAAGGAATTGATAGAATCGCTAAAAGGTGCTAAATTAAAATTGGATAAATTGACTACGGAATTAAATGGTCAAAAAAAGGTTTTAGAGATAACTAAAAAAAATTTAGAAAAAGAAAAAACTGAATTACATAAACAAAAAACTGAAAAAGGTAAATTATTAGATAAAATCAAGAAACAAGAAGGGCAGCATTTAGAAAAGATAAGTCAATTAGATTATTTTATAAATGATTATGAATCAAAAATAAACGAAAGGATATCTGAAAAGAAAACTCTTCAAAATAAAAAAGCTTCATTAGAATTAGAAATTTCAAATATTGAAAAACAAATTACTTTAGAAACAGAAGCTGCAAAACTTGCTGAATTAAGAGATAAAAAAGAAGAATTAGAAAATATTGAAACAAAATCAGACTCCAATAAAGTTGTAAAGAATGAAGTTAAATCATCTTTTATAAGTAGTTCTCCACTGGAATATACAATAAATGAATTTAAATGGCGTGGAGTAATTTATTGGGGTGGACATAAGTTTACTTATTACTCTGAAAGTGTTTTGCCGGGATATGGACTAAGTATACCTGGAAGACATATAAGTAAGTTGGGATATGTAACTGATAAAGATGGGTATATAGTTTTAGCATCAAATCCTAGTATAGCAATAGGTACAGTTATTGATACGCCTTTTGGAGCTAAAGGTAAAGTTTATGATAGATGTGAATCATGCACATTAGATTTGTTTGATGTATATATAAAATAA
- the prmC gene encoding peptide chain release factor N(5)-glutamine methyltransferase yields MKDVTINDLLNGNYRFTKTVLQYILDYTLADIFQNRFNIISEEKYLEFMKIQEKLNDKIPLQYAIGKWNFYSRDFIVDENVLIPRPETELLVDEVLKENLEGKSILDIGTGSGAIAISIDLESSNCNVYASDISVDALDVAKKNAAKFNSNVKFIESDLFQNIDGKFDIIVSNPPYLSEEEYDKVDEIIYYEPKNAFVGGEKGFEIYEKIIKDASKYLNENGKIFFEIGYMQAEIVRDLLLNHGYNNIKIKKDYGNLDRIVIGELCLKN; encoded by the coding sequence ATGAAAGATGTAACAATAAATGATTTATTAAATGGAAATTATAGATTTACAAAAACGGTTTTGCAATATATTTTAGATTATACATTAGCTGATATTTTTCAAAATAGATTTAACATTATAAGCGAAGAAAAATATCTGGAATTTATGAAAATACAGGAAAAATTGAATGATAAAATTCCGTTACAATATGCGATAGGAAAATGGAATTTTTACAGTAGAGATTTTATTGTAGATGAAAATGTTTTAATTCCTAGACCGGAGACAGAATTGTTGGTTGATGAAGTTTTAAAGGAAAATTTAGAAGGAAAATCAATTTTAGATATTGGTACGGGTAGTGGGGCGATAGCTATTTCAATTGATTTAGAGTCATCAAATTGTAATGTTTATGCATCTGATATTTCAGTTGATGCATTGGATGTTGCTAAGAAAAATGCGGCTAAGTTTAATTCAAATGTAAAATTTATAGAATCAGATTTATTTCAAAATATTGATGGTAAATTTGATATAATAGTTTCAAATCCACCATATTTGAGTGAAGAAGAATATGATAAAGTTGATGAAATAATATACTATGAGCCTAAAAATGCTTTTGTGGGCGGTGAAAAGGGATTTGAAATTTATGAAAAAATAATAAAGGATGCCTCAAAATATTTGAATGAAAATGGTAAAATATTTTTTGAAATTGGATATATGCAGGCTGAAATTGTAAGAGATTTGCTTTTGAATCATGGATATAATAATATTAAAATTAAGAAGGATTATGGGAATTTAGATAGGATAGTAATAGGTGAGTTATGTTTGAAAAATTAG
- the prfA gene encoding peptide chain release factor 1, with product MFEKLELTKEKYYQLEKKLATPELLANMDVWQKVNREYVDIKPLVEAYEEYRKNENLIEENKEMLKMADEQEMKDLLNEEIVEAKENLVNLEEKITFLLVPKDPNDYKNVYVEIRSGAGGDEAGLFAGELYRMYQMYSNKQGYKIEVVSLSEQGIGGIKEVIFMVKGEGAYSKLKYESGVHRVQRVPQTETSGRIHTSTATVAVLPEAEKVDVEINEATELRIDYFRSSGAGGQHVNTTDSAVRITHIPSGIVVSMQDEKSQHKNRDKAMKILYQKLYEHKLEEQQKELSEDRKSQVGTGDRSEKIRTYNFPQGRVTDHRINKTIYQLDAFLDGNIEEMIDALILEDQTKKLALSQQ from the coding sequence ATGTTTGAAAAATTAGAATTAACAAAAGAAAAATATTATCAGTTAGAGAAGAAATTGGCTACTCCGGAGCTATTAGCTAATATGGATGTATGGCAGAAAGTTAATAGAGAGTATGTTGACATCAAGCCTTTAGTTGAAGCATATGAAGAATATAGAAAAAATGAAAATCTTATTGAAGAAAATAAGGAAATGTTAAAAATGGCTGATGAGCAGGAAATGAAAGATTTACTAAATGAGGAAATTGTTGAAGCTAAAGAAAATTTAGTGAATTTAGAAGAAAAAATAACATTTTTACTTGTTCCAAAAGATCCAAATGACTATAAAAATGTATATGTAGAAATAAGATCTGGTGCAGGGGGAGATGAGGCTGGATTATTTGCTGGTGAATTGTATAGAATGTACCAAATGTATTCAAATAAACAAGGATATAAAATTGAAGTAGTTTCACTTTCAGAACAGGGAATTGGTGGAATTAAAGAAGTTATATTTATGGTTAAAGGAGAAGGAGCATATTCTAAATTAAAATATGAATCAGGAGTTCATAGAGTTCAAAGAGTACCTCAAACAGAAACGTCAGGACGTATTCATACTTCAACTGCGACAGTTGCTGTTTTACCTGAAGCTGAAAAAGTCGATGTTGAAATCAACGAAGCTACAGAATTAAGAATTGATTACTTTAGATCATCTGGTGCAGGCGGACAACATGTTAATACAACTGACTCTGCAGTACGTATAACTCACATTCCTTCAGGAATAGTAGTGTCTATGCAAGATGAAAAATCTCAACATAAAAATAGAGATAAAGCTATGAAGATTCTTTACCAAAAATTATACGAACACAAATTAGAGGAACAACAAAAAGAGCTTTCAGAAGATAGGAAATCTCAAGTAGGTACAGGAGATAGATCTGAAAAAATTAGAACATATAATTTCCCTCAAGGAAGAGTAACAGATCATAGAATAAATAAGACTATTTATCAACTTGATGCATTTTTAGATGGGAATATTGAAGAAATGATAGATGCTTTAATTTTAGAGGATCAAACAAAAAAATTAGCACTTTCTCAACAATAG
- a CDS encoding thioredoxin domain-containing protein gives MKKIFIICLLVFVLFGCSRNSIVSKNGDRSAAEYFKKFYVQDINGVKVDFINYETFNKLKTQTNKFVIVYSSLKCEYCKKFVQELFKLLNEHKLDHIYFMKFDEMSYDNQKKVSSTFSDSIIPTVQFFNSGNVTEFQGEFDLLKLSNMVDEFKKEIK, from the coding sequence ATGAAAAAAATATTTATTATATGCTTGTTAGTTTTTGTTCTTTTTGGGTGTTCTAGAAATTCAATTGTAAGTAAAAACGGAGATAGGTCAGCTGCCGAATATTTTAAGAAGTTTTATGTTCAAGATATCAATGGTGTAAAAGTTGACTTTATAAACTATGAAACATTTAATAAATTAAAAACTCAAACAAATAAATTTGTAATTGTATATTCTAGTTTGAAGTGTGAATATTGCAAAAAATTTGTGCAGGAATTATTTAAGCTTTTGAATGAACATAAGTTAGATCATATATATTTTATGAAATTTGACGAAATGTCGTATGATAATCAAAAAAAAGTTTCTAGTACATTTTCAGATAGTATAATTCCAACAGTTCAATTTTTTAATAGTGGAAATGTAACTGAATTTCAAGGTGAGTTCGATTTATTAAAACTTTCAAATATGGTTGATGAATTTAAGAAGGAGATTAAATAA
- the fni gene encoding type 2 isopentenyl-diphosphate Delta-isomerase, with protein MDNSKDLYLDNSLISSFVGNPLFNDIYLEHNSLPEIDFNEINTESEIFGKKIAFPLIINAMVGGSERGFDVNQTLFSIAKEFNLPFSVGAQDGNIYNEQSKLYIDEVEHGQSYHGVVLSNLSVKSDLETVKKAMEVINSDGISLYLNSAQEIISSEGKPDFKNILDNIRNLTKEYSSKIIIKEKCLGMSKQTVQSLVDAGVKYIDISGYGGTNFIEMENLRNYHEDFSDLYDWGIPTAKSIINARSSSDTVKIIASGGIKTGLDVVKSLVIGADYVGISGELLKYLLHGGYNQAKKYLEDLIYKTKVVMFLLGVKNINELKNVEYKITGRLREIL; from the coding sequence ATGGATAATTCAAAAGATTTGTATCTTGATAATTCGTTAATTAGTTCATTTGTTGGTAATCCATTATTTAATGATATTTATTTAGAACATAATTCTTTACCGGAAATTGATTTTAACGAAATTAATACAGAGTCTGAAATATTTGGGAAAAAAATAGCATTTCCTTTAATAATTAATGCTATGGTAGGTGGATCCGAAAGAGGATTTGATGTAAATCAAACTTTATTTTCAATAGCTAAAGAATTTAATTTACCATTTTCTGTTGGTGCACAAGATGGCAATATTTATAATGAACAGTCAAAGCTATACATTGATGAAGTTGAACATGGACAAAGTTATCATGGAGTTGTTTTATCTAATTTAAGTGTAAAGTCTGATTTAGAAACTGTAAAAAAAGCAATGGAAGTAATTAATAGTGATGGCATATCATTATATTTAAATTCTGCTCAAGAAATAATAAGTTCTGAAGGTAAACCGGATTTTAAAAATATTTTAGATAATATTAGAAATCTTACTAAAGAGTATTCTTCAAAAATTATTATTAAAGAAAAGTGTCTGGGAATGTCAAAACAAACTGTTCAAAGTTTAGTTGATGCAGGAGTTAAATACATTGACATATCAGGCTATGGAGGTACTAATTTCATAGAAATGGAAAATCTTAGAAATTATCATGAGGATTTTTCTGATTTGTATGACTGGGGTATCCCTACTGCGAAATCAATTATAAATGCTAGAAGTTCAAGTGATACAGTAAAAATCATAGCTAGTGGTGGTATAAAAACAGGATTAGATGTAGTGAAATCATTGGTGATTGGTGCTGATTATGTTGGAATAAGTGGGGAATTATTAAAATATTTACTTCATGGCGGATATAATCAAGCTAAAAAATATTTAGAAGATTTAATATACAAGACAAAAGTTGTTATGTTTCTTTTAGGTGTCAAAAACATCAACGAATTAAAAAATGTAGAATATAAGATAACGGGAAGATTAAGAGAAATATTATGA
- a CDS encoding Asp23/Gls24 family envelope stress response protein, translating into MTDFKHGSVKISNDIIDQLIAETALQVENVEYVTGYKNKKLEKNKKEGIVAVISDNNIEIALTIHVKENKNIYETSENVQKALKEQINTMLGLNVKGVNVICK; encoded by the coding sequence ATGACCGATTTTAAACACGGCTCAGTTAAGATTTCAAATGACATTATTGATCAACTTATTGCAGAAACAGCATTACAGGTTGAAAATGTAGAATATGTAACTGGCTACAAAAACAAAAAGTTAGAAAAAAATAAAAAAGAAGGAATAGTTGCAGTTATAAGTGATAACAACATTGAAATTGCATTAACTATTCATGTAAAAGAAAATAAAAACATATATGAAACATCAGAAAATGTTCAAAAAGCACTAAAAGAACAAATTAACACAATGCTAGGCTTAAATGTCAAAGGTGTTAATGTAATTTGTAAATAA